Proteins from a single region of Callithrix jacchus isolate 240 chromosome 12, calJac240_pri, whole genome shotgun sequence:
- the FRAT1 gene encoding proto-oncogene FRAT1: MPCRREEEEEAGEEAEGEEEEEDSFLLLEQSVALGGSGEVDRLVAQIGETLQLDPAQDSPASPCAPPGAPLRAPGPLAAAVRADKARPPAVPLLLPPVSMETVGPAPLGALRSTLGDRGRVRGRAAPYCVAELAAGPSALSPLPPQADLDGPPGAGKQGVPQPLSGPCRRGWLRGAAASRRLQQRRGSQPETRTGDDDPHRLLQQLVLSGNLIKEAVRRLHSRRLQLRAKLPQRPLLGPLSAPVHEPPSPRSPRAACSDPGASGRAQPRTGDGVLVPGS; encoded by the coding sequence ATGCCCTGccggagggaggaggaagaggaagccgGCGAGGAGgcggagggggaggaagaggaggaggacagcTTCCTCCTGCTGGAGCAGTCGGTGGCGCTGGGCGGCTCGGGCGAGGTGGACCGGCTGGTGGCCCAGATCGGCGAGACGCTGCAACTGGACCCGGCGCAGGACAGCCCGGCCTCGCCGTGCGCGCCCCCGGGGGCGCCGCTGCGAGCCCCGGGGCCCCTGGCTGCAGCGGTGCGGGCGGACAAGGCCCGGCCCCCGGCAGtgccgctgctgctgccgccggTGTCGATGGAGACAGTGGGCCCGGCGCCCCTTGGGGCCCTGCGCAGCACCCTGGGGGACCGCGGCCGCGTGCGGGGCCGCGCTGCGCCCTACTGCGTGGCGGAGCTCGCGGCAGGCCCCAGCGCGCTGTCCCCACTGCCCCCTCAGGCCGACCTTGATGGGCCTCCGGGGGCTGGCAAGCAGGGCGTCCCACAGCCGCTGTCGGGTCCGTGCCGGCGAGGATGGCTCCGGGGCGCCGCCGCCTCCCGCCGCCTGCAGCAGCGACGCGGGTCCCAACCCGAAACCCGCACAGGCGACGACGACCCGCACCGGCTCCTACAGCAGCTAGTGCTCTCTGGAAACCTCATCAAGGAGGCCGTGCGGAGGCTTCATTCTCGACGGCTGCAGTTACGTGCAAAGCTTCCTCAACGCCCGCTCCTGGGACCGCTGTCGGCCCCGGTGCATGAACCCCCTTCGCCTCGCAGCCCTCGCGCGGCCTGCAGTGACCCAGGCGCGTCCGGGAGGGCGCAGCCCAGAACTGGCGACGGCGTTCTTGTCCCTGGCAGCTAA